In one window of Cytophagaceae bacterium ABcell3 DNA:
- the efp gene encoding elongation factor P — protein sequence MAATTSDLSRGAFLRHNGELVMVMDYTHITPGKGNAIYTVKSRNIRTGKQSEIRFRSGEKIELVRVESRDVQFLYKEGDALVCMDQESFEQFPVPEELFGDTLKFIKEGMVLSVSFDENEEIVYGQAPKHVELEVTYTEPGIKGDTATKTMKPAELETGATVQVPLFVDNGELIKVNTETGEYMERVK from the coding sequence ATGGCAGCTACTACATCAGATCTTTCAAGAGGGGCTTTTTTACGGCATAATGGAGAATTGGTAATGGTAATGGACTATACGCATATTACACCAGGAAAAGGAAATGCAATTTATACCGTTAAAAGCCGGAATATCAGAACTGGCAAGCAAAGTGAAATTCGTTTTCGCTCAGGAGAAAAAATAGAACTAGTAAGGGTCGAAAGCAGGGATGTTCAGTTTCTTTATAAAGAAGGTGATGCACTAGTCTGCATGGACCAGGAAAGCTTTGAACAGTTTCCGGTGCCTGAAGAGCTTTTTGGCGACACGTTAAAGTTTATAAAAGAGGGAATGGTCTTGAGTGTTTCTTTTGATGAAAATGAAGAAATTGTATATGGTCAAGCTCCTAAACATGTGGAGTTAGAAGTAACTTATACCGAACCTGGCATCAAGGGGGACACAGCAACCAAAACTATGAAGCCAGCAGAGCTTGAAACAGGGGCAACTGTACAAGTTCCTTTGTTTGTAGATAATGGTGAGCTTATTAAAGTAAATACAGAGACTGGAGAATATATGGAAAGGGTCAAATAG
- a CDS encoding MgtC/SapB family protein: MDIYDLFSSDTEINLQSIAIRLVMSIVLGGLIGWERETRKQQAGLRTHIIICLGATLLMLISIFIPQTFQNFQNGDPGRIAAQVVSGIGFLGAGAIFSLGGSIRGLTTAATIWVVAAIGLAIGSGMYGGSVLVTLFVLFVLIFVGKLESRFFQEDVLKILQITFSTAKIETDGVFAILDKHKITTQSVNILQSYDKKRSKMKLFVHVPEKINFKALYKDLNGITNVSQISLGQDF; the protein is encoded by the coding sequence ATGGATATTTACGACCTTTTTTCTTCTGACACAGAAATTAACTTGCAAAGCATTGCCATCAGACTAGTGATGAGTATAGTGCTTGGAGGGCTGATTGGGTGGGAAAGGGAAACCCGTAAGCAACAAGCAGGGTTAAGGACGCATATTATTATATGTTTAGGAGCTACCCTTTTGATGCTTATTTCAATATTCATACCCCAAACATTTCAGAACTTCCAAAACGGGGATCCGGGCCGAATTGCCGCACAGGTGGTTTCGGGCATAGGCTTTTTGGGTGCAGGGGCGATTTTTAGTCTCGGTGGAAGCATTCGTGGCCTGACTACAGCAGCTACTATTTGGGTAGTGGCAGCTATAGGTCTTGCTATTGGGTCAGGAATGTATGGAGGGTCTGTACTGGTAACCCTGTTCGTTTTGTTTGTCCTGATTTTTGTCGGGAAACTGGAAAGTAGATTTTTTCAAGAAGATGTACTTAAGATCTTACAAATTACCTTTTCTACCGCAAAAATTGAAACTGATGGAGTCTTTGCCATTCTCGACAAACATAAAATAACCACCCAGTCTGTCAATATACTTCAGTCATACGATAAAAAAAGGTCTAAAATGAAGCTGTTTGTCCATGTACCCGAAAAGATAAACTTCAAAGCCTTGTACAAGGATTTAAACGGCATAACAAATGTTAGTCAAATATCTCTGGGACAAGACTTTTAA
- a CDS encoding DNA-formamidopyrimidine glycosylase family protein, whose protein sequence is MPELPDVEIYKQYFEEHFLNKKVKDVEVLNSKVAPDFPKQALIGHTFTEASRTGKYLMAKLDHGKILSLHFGMTGFLKYTEAESPEYTHFIIHFENGSSMAFSDTRKLGHINVFDNATDFISNYQLGPDALEISKEAFLALVLSKSGMIKSTLTNQKYIAGIGNVYADEILYQASIHPQTRCKSLSNEEVEHLYHCMRDVLTQSIKASAIPDNLPKNFLTPKRGEQDTCPEGRGSIKKLKVAGRSTYICSENQKIKK, encoded by the coding sequence ATGCCAGAATTACCTGACGTAGAAATATACAAACAGTATTTCGAAGAACATTTTCTTAACAAAAAGGTCAAGGATGTGGAGGTGTTAAATAGTAAGGTAGCCCCTGACTTTCCTAAACAAGCATTAATAGGTCATACATTTACAGAGGCAAGCAGGACCGGAAAGTACCTTATGGCAAAGCTAGACCACGGAAAAATTTTGTCCCTTCATTTTGGTATGACAGGTTTTTTAAAATACACGGAAGCTGAAAGCCCGGAGTATACGCATTTTATAATACACTTCGAAAACGGAAGTTCGATGGCTTTTTCAGATACAAGGAAGTTAGGTCATATCAACGTGTTTGACAATGCTACAGACTTTATAAGCAATTACCAACTTGGACCTGATGCCTTGGAAATATCCAAAGAAGCATTTCTAGCTTTGGTGTTATCAAAGTCCGGAATGATTAAATCTACGTTGACTAACCAAAAATACATAGCAGGCATTGGCAATGTGTATGCAGATGAAATTCTTTACCAAGCAAGCATACATCCGCAAACACGTTGCAAAAGTTTAAGCAACGAAGAAGTAGAGCACCTATACCACTGCATGAGAGACGTGCTGACCCAATCTATCAAAGCATCAGCCATTCCAGATAATTTGCCTAAAAACTTCCTTACTCCAAAACGTGGAGAACAGGATACATGCCCAGAAGGAAGAGGAAGTATAAAAAAACTAAAAGTAGCGGGCAGGAGCACATATATATGTTCAGAAAACCAAAAAATTAAAAAATAG
- a CDS encoding ISAs1 family transposase, whose product MSEPRRTIKGNFKYPLQEILFLCVSAVVSNAGDWHEIVTFGKEKIEWLRKFFPYRNGVPSHDTLERVFAKIVPDEFGECFVEWASTMFRPVENETINIDGKRIRGSYDNRKGANALHMVSAYATANQLTLGQLAVPDKSNEITAIPKLLDMITVENTTVTIDAMGCQKDITEKIIRKNGDYVIAVKNNQKELFQQIDRAFKKQVIADVHKQIDTGHGRLESRTCKLINDLRFIDAAHQWCGIKSVARLESERYNKLTGKQEQQVRYYISSHDKTAEWLNGTIRNHWAIENKLHWSLDVVFGEDSSRRRKGYTAQNFHILNKVSLILLQKHKSKETKPKKRYKAIFNDAFREEILDVF is encoded by the coding sequence GTGTCAGAACCAAGAAGAACCATCAAAGGCAATTTCAAATATCCGCTGCAGGAGATCCTGTTTCTGTGCGTAAGTGCCGTTGTCAGCAATGCGGGGGACTGGCATGAGATTGTTACATTCGGCAAAGAAAAAATTGAATGGCTACGTAAATTTTTTCCTTACCGTAACGGTGTCCCTTCGCACGATACCCTGGAAAGGGTATTTGCAAAGATAGTACCGGATGAATTTGGCGAGTGTTTTGTAGAGTGGGCATCAACCATGTTCAGACCAGTCGAAAACGAGACAATCAATATTGACGGGAAGCGGATCCGTGGATCGTATGACAACAGAAAGGGCGCCAATGCATTGCACATGGTATCGGCTTATGCCACCGCTAACCAGCTTACCCTCGGTCAATTGGCCGTGCCAGACAAAAGCAACGAGATCACAGCCATTCCCAAGCTTTTGGATATGATAACTGTTGAAAACACAACAGTGACAATAGATGCCATGGGCTGCCAAAAAGATATTACGGAAAAAATAATCCGGAAAAACGGTGATTATGTAATTGCTGTAAAGAACAACCAGAAAGAGCTATTCCAGCAAATAGACAGGGCTTTTAAAAAACAGGTAATTGCAGATGTGCACAAACAGATAGACACGGGACATGGCAGGTTGGAGAGCCGCACCTGCAAACTGATAAATGACCTGAGGTTCATAGATGCAGCACATCAATGGTGCGGCATAAAGTCAGTGGCAAGGTTAGAGTCAGAGCGCTATAACAAGCTTACAGGAAAGCAGGAGCAACAGGTGAGGTATTATATAAGCAGCCATGACAAGACCGCTGAATGGCTTAACGGTACAATACGCAACCACTGGGCAATTGAAAACAAGCTGCACTGGAGCCTGGATGTGGTTTTTGGGGAAGATAGTTCCAGAAGAAGAAAGGGATATACAGCACAAAACTTCCACATCTTAAATAAAGTGTCCCTGATCTTGCTACAAAAACATAAATCTAAGGAAACAAAACCCAAAAAAAGGTATAAGGCAATATTCAATGATGCTTTCAGGGAAGAAATTTTAGATGTTTTTTAA
- a CDS encoding glycoside hydrolase family 9 protein, protein MKSKLACALLMLAPFVSDVQGQNVLNNPGFEEEGGWNHWGAERINKGHTGDYALKISNLDFKWSGTDQMIVMPEGVKTLTVSGYMKVDSVVRGNKPWEKARIAVEFYDEDNHQVGGFLPVVAESFGTREWKHYERVYQVPSKAFSAKVQLALGNATGTVYFDEIKAVLKDPEENVLEAGVIKPEPPKPEDFIRLNQLGYYPHGPKKAVVVSSDAKKFKVIDAETNKKVFKGKLDKKGVWEHSGEDVSHADFSKLTKPGTYYIEVPGLANSHPFKIADNIALEMGKASLKTFYFQRTVIDLDEKYAGKWARKAGHPDKEVLVHASAATEERPEGTKISAPFGWYDAGDYNKYIVNSGITTYTMLALYEHFPEFAANIDVNIPESDNDIPDLLDETLYNIRWMLAMQDPNDGGVYHKLTNPNFDGEIMPHEAKEPRYVVKKSTAATLDFAAVMATASRIFKNYEKQLPGFADSTLAAAKQAYEWAKKNPEEYYDQNEMNKKFKPAIVTGEYGDKKVSDEFQWAASELYIATGDEEYYKAANIVATLDSFAVPAWPEVNTLGLISLANQGSKIKDADAIKGRIVALADELKNHAAESEFGTPMGIEKGNFVWGSNSFATNQGIVLIQAYRLTKDPEYLYAAIANLDYILGRNGTGYSYVSGFGSKPMKNPHHRPSQTDGVKEVIPGFMTGGPNYEQQDKYACMKPYPSKLPAKSYLDEECSYAANEVAINWNSPLTYMTLAIEALMAEKAKK, encoded by the coding sequence ATGAAATCAAAATTAGCATGTGCTTTATTAATGCTGGCACCTTTTGTTTCAGATGTACAGGGGCAGAATGTCTTGAACAACCCTGGCTTTGAAGAAGAAGGTGGCTGGAACCACTGGGGTGCAGAAAGAATCAACAAGGGGCATACCGGTGATTATGCGTTGAAAATTAGCAACCTGGACTTTAAATGGAGTGGTACAGATCAAATGATCGTAATGCCTGAAGGAGTCAAAACATTGACTGTTTCTGGTTATATGAAAGTTGATTCGGTAGTAAGAGGCAACAAGCCTTGGGAAAAAGCAAGGATTGCCGTTGAATTCTATGACGAGGACAACCACCAAGTAGGAGGCTTTCTTCCTGTTGTAGCTGAATCATTTGGTACCCGTGAATGGAAACATTACGAAAGGGTTTACCAAGTGCCTTCTAAAGCTTTTAGTGCCAAAGTGCAACTAGCACTGGGTAACGCAACTGGAACTGTATATTTCGACGAAATTAAAGCAGTGCTAAAAGACCCTGAAGAGAATGTATTAGAGGCAGGCGTCATTAAGCCTGAACCTCCAAAACCAGAAGATTTTATCAGACTTAACCAGTTAGGATATTATCCACACGGTCCTAAAAAAGCGGTAGTCGTTTCTTCTGATGCGAAAAAATTCAAGGTTATTGATGCCGAGACCAACAAAAAGGTATTTAAAGGCAAACTTGATAAAAAAGGAGTATGGGAACACTCTGGTGAAGATGTTAGCCATGCTGATTTTTCTAAGCTTACCAAACCAGGAACATATTACATAGAAGTACCAGGTTTAGCAAACTCTCACCCATTCAAAATAGCTGATAATATAGCATTGGAAATGGGTAAGGCTAGTTTGAAGACCTTCTACTTCCAAAGAACAGTAATTGATCTTGATGAAAAATATGCTGGAAAATGGGCTAGGAAAGCAGGTCACCCTGATAAAGAAGTACTAGTACATGCTTCTGCGGCAACTGAAGAAAGACCTGAAGGAACAAAAATTTCTGCACCTTTCGGTTGGTACGATGCAGGTGACTATAACAAGTATATCGTAAACTCAGGTATCACTACTTATACTATGTTGGCGCTTTATGAGCACTTCCCTGAGTTTGCTGCTAACATTGATGTAAACATCCCAGAAAGCGACAATGACATCCCTGACCTTTTGGATGAAACATTGTATAATATCAGATGGATGCTTGCTATGCAAGACCCTAATGACGGTGGAGTTTACCATAAATTGACCAATCCTAACTTTGATGGGGAAATCATGCCTCACGAAGCTAAGGAACCAAGATATGTAGTGAAAAAATCTACCGCTGCTACATTGGATTTTGCTGCAGTTATGGCAACTGCTTCAAGGATTTTCAAAAACTATGAAAAGCAACTTCCAGGTTTTGCAGACTCTACTTTAGCAGCAGCTAAACAGGCGTATGAATGGGCTAAGAAAAACCCAGAAGAGTACTACGACCAAAACGAAATGAACAAGAAGTTCAAGCCTGCTATTGTTACTGGTGAATATGGTGACAAAAAAGTAAGTGATGAGTTCCAATGGGCTGCTTCTGAGCTTTATATTGCCACAGGAGATGAAGAGTACTACAAAGCAGCTAACATCGTTGCTACATTAGACAGTTTTGCTGTTCCAGCATGGCCAGAAGTAAATACCTTGGGCTTGATTTCCCTTGCTAACCAAGGAAGCAAAATCAAAGACGCTGATGCTATTAAAGGCAGAATCGTTGCGCTAGCGGATGAGCTGAAAAACCATGCTGCAGAGTCTGAATTTGGTACGCCTATGGGTATCGAAAAAGGAAACTTTGTATGGGGAAGTAACTCTTTTGCTACCAACCAAGGCATTGTACTTATTCAGGCATACAGATTGACTAAAGATCCTGAGTACTTATATGCTGCCATTGCCAACCTTGACTACATTTTAGGTAGAAACGGTACAGGTTATAGCTACGTGAGTGGTTTTGGATCTAAGCCTATGAAAAATCCTCACCACCGTCCTTCTCAGACTGACGGAGTTAAAGAGGTGATTCCTGGATTTATGACTGGCGGGCCTAACTATGAGCAGCAAGACAAATATGCATGCATGAAGCCTTACCCTTCTAAGCTTCCTGCAAAATCTTATCTTGATGAAGAGTGTAGTTATGCAGCTAACGAAGTAGCCATTAACTGGAACTCTCCGTTAACTTATATGACCCTTGCAATTGAAGCTCTTATGGCCGAAAAAGCTAAAAAGTAA
- a CDS encoding ISAs1 family transposase, with amino-acid sequence MSEPRRTIKGNFKYPLQEILFLCVSAVVSNAGDWHEIVTFGKEKIEWLRKFFPYRNGVPSHDTLERVFAKIVPDEFGECFVEWASTMFRPVENETINIDGKRIRGSYDSRKGANALHMVSAYATANHLTLGQLAVPDKSNEITAIPKLLDMITVENTTVTIDAMGCQKDITEKIIRKNGDYVIAVKNNQKELFQQIDRVFEKQGVADVHKQIDTGHGRLESRTCKLINDLRFIDAAHQWCGIKSVARLESERYNKLTGKQEQQVRYYISSHDKTAEWLNGTIRNHWAIENKLHWSLDVVFGEDSSRRRKGYTAQNFHILNKVSLILLQKHKSKETKPKKRYKAIFNDAFREEILDVF; translated from the coding sequence GTGTCAGAACCAAGAAGAACCATCAAAGGCAATTTCAAATATCCGCTGCAGGAGATCCTGTTTCTGTGCGTAAGTGCCGTTGTCAGCAATGCGGGGGACTGGCATGAGATTGTTACATTCGGCAAAGAAAAAATTGAATGGCTACGTAAATTTTTCCCTTACCGTAACGGTGTCCCTTCGCACGATACCCTGGAAAGGGTATTTGCAAAGATAGTACCGGATGAGTTTGGCGAGTGTTTTGTAGAGTGGGCATCAACCATGTTCAGGCCAGTCGAAAACGAGACAATCAATATTGACGGGAAGCGAATCCGTGGATCGTATGACAGCAGAAAGGGCGCCAATGCATTGCACATGGTATCGGCTTATGCCACCGCTAACCATCTTACCCTCGGTCAATTGGCCGTGCCAGACAAAAGCAACGAGATCACAGCCATCCCCAAGCTTCTGGATATGATAACTGTTGAAAACACAACAGTGACAATAGATGCCATGGGCTGCCAAAAAGATATTACGGAAAAAATAATCCGGAAAAACGGTGACTATGTAATTGCTGTAAAGAACAACCAGAAAGAGCTATTCCAGCAAATAGATAGGGTATTTGAAAAACAGGGGGTTGCAGATGTGCACAAACAGATAGACACGGGACATGGCAGGTTGGAGAGCCGCACCTGCAAACTGATAAATGACCTGAGGTTCATAGATGCAGCACATCAATGGTGCGGCATAAAGTCAGTGGCAAGGTTAGAGTCAGAGCGCTATAACAAGCTTACAGGAAAGCAGGAGCAACAGGTGAGGTATTATATAAGCAGCCATGACAAGACCGCTGAATGGCTTAACGGTACAATACGCAACCACTGGGCAATTGAAAACAAGCTGCACTGGAGCCTGGATGTGGTTTTTGGGGAAGATAGTTCCAGAAGAAGAAAGGGGTATACAGCACAAAACTTCCACATCTTGAATAAAGTGTCCCTGATCTTGCTACAAAAACATAAATCTAAGGAAACAAAGCCAAAAAAAAGGTATAAAGCAATATTCAACGATGCTTTTAGGGAAGAAATTTTAGATGTTTTCTAA
- a CDS encoding ISL3 family transposase, whose amino-acid sequence MNSIEIFQLALQLTKPWSVTDVRFQEASNGKQELHITISFERGFVFEPESKVHDTQYRTWRHLNFFEHECYLHCKVPRIKTTDGKVKTVEVPWARKGSGFTLLFEAFSMALIEREMPVNKAADLVNEYPQRIWNIFNYWIQIAYRADDQSSVTQLGIDETSVRKGHDYVTVAADLATRRVIHVTPGKDRHTIGRIKDHLKAKGVEHLSITDACIDMSTGFIAGMLEHFPNTSVTFDKFHVVKLLNEAMDDVRKREVREHSILKGHKYTLLKSTHKLSAKQKQDRQVLIELLPTIGKAYRLKTLFQSFWEFKTKEEGSAFLAYWCDLVEEEGLYAFKKFVNTIKSHWQGITNYVESQIANGVMEGINSKIQLAKRRARGYRNITNFINMIYFISSKLKFNYPQYST is encoded by the coding sequence ATGAACAGTATCGAAATATTTCAATTGGCTTTGCAGTTAACAAAGCCTTGGTCGGTAACCGATGTTAGGTTTCAGGAAGCATCCAATGGTAAACAAGAACTTCATATAACCATTAGCTTTGAGCGTGGTTTCGTATTTGAACCAGAAAGTAAAGTTCATGATACTCAATATAGGACTTGGCGTCACCTCAATTTTTTTGAACATGAATGTTATCTTCATTGCAAAGTCCCTCGAATCAAAACAACGGATGGAAAGGTAAAAACCGTGGAAGTGCCGTGGGCTAGAAAAGGAAGTGGTTTTACTTTGTTGTTTGAGGCTTTTAGCATGGCTTTGATTGAGCGAGAGATGCCCGTGAACAAAGCAGCTGATTTAGTGAATGAGTACCCACAGCGCATATGGAATATATTTAACTACTGGATACAAATTGCCTATCGGGCAGATGATCAAAGCTCGGTGACCCAATTGGGTATTGATGAGACTTCTGTAAGAAAAGGACATGATTATGTGACCGTAGCAGCAGATTTGGCTACTCGCCGTGTGATTCATGTTACTCCAGGCAAGGATCGGCACACTATCGGAAGAATTAAAGACCATTTAAAAGCAAAGGGTGTTGAACATCTGTCAATTACCGACGCATGCATTGATATGTCTACAGGTTTTATCGCAGGCATGCTCGAACATTTTCCTAACACCTCGGTAACATTTGATAAATTTCATGTAGTCAAACTGCTTAATGAAGCTATGGACGATGTACGTAAGCGAGAAGTCCGAGAACACTCAATACTTAAAGGACACAAATACACGCTATTAAAGTCCACACACAAACTTAGCGCTAAACAGAAGCAGGACCGGCAGGTACTTATTGAACTGTTACCAACTATTGGGAAGGCTTATCGGTTAAAGACCTTATTTCAGAGCTTTTGGGAGTTTAAAACAAAAGAAGAGGGCTCTGCTTTCTTGGCTTACTGGTGTGACCTTGTTGAAGAGGAAGGCTTGTATGCCTTCAAGAAGTTTGTAAACACAATAAAGTCCCACTGGCAAGGAATTACCAATTATGTCGAGTCCCAGATTGCCAATGGTGTCATGGAAGGGATTAACAGCAAAATACAACTAGCTAAAAGAAGAGCTCGTGGATATCGGAATATTACAAATTTTATCAACATGATTTACTTTATTTCCTCTAAATTGAAATTCAATTACCCACAGTATTCCACATAG
- a CDS encoding Crp/Fnr family transcriptional regulator: MKEVVELASKTITIGRNGFLKTKGSIDTNVYYIESGSVRIFIGDNGTEQVIRFGYKGNLIVSLDSFLTGKPSDLCIQTIKKTVLKVIPKECFDSFLETEDNRSLWTKVLENMALEQMEREIDILTTSPKERYERILKRSPQLFQEIPNKHIANYLRMSAETLSRLKKS; this comes from the coding sequence ATGAAAGAAGTTGTTGAACTTGCTAGCAAAACCATAACCATCGGCAGAAATGGTTTTTTGAAGACCAAGGGAAGTATTGATACCAATGTTTATTATATAGAAAGCGGGAGTGTAAGGATTTTTATAGGGGATAATGGTACAGAGCAAGTAATTAGGTTTGGCTATAAAGGAAATCTAATCGTTTCGCTGGATTCTTTTTTAACCGGAAAACCTTCTGATTTATGTATTCAAACCATAAAAAAAACAGTATTAAAAGTTATTCCCAAAGAGTGCTTTGATAGTTTTCTGGAAACCGAAGACAACAGGTCATTATGGACTAAGGTGTTAGAAAACATGGCTCTGGAGCAAATGGAACGGGAGATAGATATTTTAACAACATCTCCCAAAGAAAGGTATGAACGTATTTTAAAAAGAAGCCCTCAGCTATTTCAGGAAATCCCCAATAAACATATTGCAAATTATTTAAGAATGAGTGCCGAAACACTTTCACGACTAAAAAAGTCTTGA
- a CDS encoding DinB family protein, which produces MQAEKLIDSLIEQTQKALGQVEKLKSIDIQTLTWKPDESSWNILECLEHLNLYGKFYLPEIETSIQKSNSKEEAEFKSGFLGSFFAKSMLPKDKLNKMKTFKDKNPLDEKLDKSVIDVFINQQIILLQLLKQSKSVSLSKVKISISISKLIKLKLGDTFQFYINHILRHLKQIERIQVEEEIYRKKD; this is translated from the coding sequence ATGCAAGCAGAGAAACTAATAGATTCCCTTATTGAGCAAACACAGAAGGCCCTAGGTCAAGTTGAAAAGCTTAAAAGTATTGATATACAAACACTAACATGGAAACCCGACGAATCTTCCTGGAATATATTAGAATGTTTGGAACACCTAAATTTATATGGTAAATTCTACCTGCCAGAAATCGAAACCAGTATACAAAAATCTAATAGTAAAGAAGAAGCTGAGTTCAAAAGTGGTTTTCTAGGCAGCTTTTTTGCCAAAAGCATGTTGCCCAAAGATAAGCTGAACAAAATGAAAACGTTCAAAGACAAAAACCCATTGGACGAAAAGCTTGACAAAAGTGTCATTGATGTATTTATTAACCAGCAAATTATACTTTTGCAACTGCTCAAGCAGTCTAAAAGTGTCAGTTTAAGTAAAGTGAAAATTAGTATATCAATATCAAAGCTGATCAAACTGAAGTTGGGAGATACATTTCAATTTTATATAAACCACATTTTAAGGCACTTAAAACAAATTGAGCGTATTCAGGTGGAGGAAGAGATATACAGAAAAAAAGATTAA
- a CDS encoding formate/nitrite transporter family protein: MKEEIVFSNTSYLKPSELVTKMIDAGQSKVLMSTKDTLIRSFMAGGILALGAVFATNVTYQTGFPIIGALLFPVGFCMLYLLGYDLLTGVFVLSPLALLDKRPGVTAKGVLRNWGLVFTGNFLGAFTVALMMSIVYTYGFTDDPSPVGKVIASIGEARTLGYKEHGAGGMLTLFTRGVLCNWMVSTGVVMAMVSTSVGGKVIAMWMPIALFFAMAFEHSVVNMFLFPAGLMMGGEFSAMDYLVWNEIPTVLGNLAGGITFTGLTMYATHRPKALKKQSQRASFNSTIKKETLVAQN; encoded by the coding sequence ATGAAAGAAGAAATTGTTTTTTCCAACACGTCTTATCTGAAACCATCAGAACTAGTTACCAAAATGATTGATGCCGGGCAATCCAAGGTGTTGATGTCCACCAAAGACACTTTGATCAGGTCTTTTATGGCTGGAGGTATTTTAGCACTTGGAGCAGTATTTGCAACTAACGTTACTTATCAAACAGGCTTCCCGATCATTGGTGCACTCCTGTTTCCTGTTGGGTTTTGCATGCTATACCTCTTAGGGTATGATTTGCTTACAGGTGTTTTTGTACTTTCGCCTTTAGCACTTTTGGACAAGCGTCCGGGTGTAACCGCCAAAGGTGTTTTAAGAAACTGGGGTTTAGTTTTTACTGGAAATTTCCTGGGGGCATTTACGGTTGCGCTAATGATGAGTATCGTCTACACATACGGGTTTACAGATGACCCAAGTCCTGTAGGTAAGGTTATTGCATCTATTGGTGAAGCGCGAACATTGGGATATAAAGAACATGGTGCGGGAGGAATGTTAACGCTCTTCACAAGAGGTGTACTTTGTAATTGGATGGTATCTACCGGAGTAGTTATGGCTATGGTTTCAACTTCTGTAGGTGGAAAAGTAATTGCCATGTGGATGCCTATAGCTCTCTTCTTCGCTATGGCCTTCGAACATTCGGTAGTTAACATGTTTTTGTTTCCTGCTGGTTTGATGATGGGTGGAGAATTTTCTGCAATGGATTACTTGGTATGGAATGAGATACCTACTGTTTTAGGAAACTTAGCTGGTGGTATCACCTTCACTGGATTGACTATGTATGCTACACATAGACCGAAGGCCCTGAAAAAACAATCGCAGAGAGCCTCCTTCAATTCCACCATTAAAAAAGAAACACTGGTAGCCCAAAACTAG
- a CDS encoding HupE/UreJ family protein codes for MSSFFDAEFVDYLMIGWDHIIDIKAYDHLLFVMTLCALFTYHEWRKVLVIVTAFTIGHSLTLALSSLNYIVLSPELVETLIPVTILITAIANIVRRKDNTLTEKTFDKKVAVNYVIALSFGLIHGLGFAGNFRFLMGEENSILKQLFAFNSGLELGQITVVIVFMILLYVATKFFKVVHREWNVFFSGAGAGLSVMMIMEALF; via the coding sequence ATGAGCAGTTTTTTTGATGCGGAATTTGTTGATTACCTAATGATAGGCTGGGACCATATTATTGACATTAAAGCCTATGACCACCTTTTGTTTGTCATGACTTTATGTGCGTTGTTTACTTATCATGAATGGCGGAAGGTTTTGGTCATTGTGACAGCTTTTACCATTGGCCATTCATTGACCTTGGCCTTATCTTCATTAAACTATATTGTGCTATCTCCTGAGTTGGTAGAAACGTTAATACCTGTTACCATTTTAATAACTGCCATTGCCAATATCGTTCGGAGAAAAGATAATACATTGACAGAAAAAACCTTTGATAAAAAAGTTGCTGTAAACTACGTGATAGCACTTTCGTTTGGTCTCATTCACGGTTTGGGCTTTGCAGGTAATTTCCGGTTTTTAATGGGGGAAGAAAATAGCATCCTCAAACAACTGTTTGCTTTTAACTCAGGTTTAGAGTTGGGACAGATTACGGTTGTGATAGTGTTTATGATACTGTTATATGTTGCAACAAAGTTTTTTAAGGTAGTTCATCGTGAGTGGAACGTATTTTTCTCTGGTGCCGGTGCTGGCCTGTCTGTTATGATGATTATGGAAGCATTATTCTAA